A single window of Pseudarthrobacter psychrotolerans DNA harbors:
- a CDS encoding APC family permease: MSENRLDEADHLKRSINWKQGAAIALGVPMLILPSLGYLPMYVSAAAILIWGLSVLQGFMQSTAYAEMATTFPKASGLPGFAQHVFRTENFKGKYDKGKLIGGFSAWSYWFGWNPILAIFSILVGGYLHGLFPVLGETFTEYQLALFSGVVIFTGLFIVNWFGLKDGAILGYILAAISLIPLVILAVAPFATGHVELTNITGSWWPTDWAWDMHHILMLFGIFAIAQWSACAWETAAIYGPEYKNPSKDVPKALLACGIICFVLYVLLQTAVIGVLGVEGVQAEPVSPLIPVAQAVFGEAGSIVTIIMLIAAMILIIQTAYLGSSRAMHSMSTEGNLPRVFGKTNRHGTPFVAMLVIGAFNLVLISMGNAAAILAASAIGYTCANGISLFAYVRAKKHPAFANLERPFKAPKGWKNVAMIFGLFNVPLCVVGVVYLNSLEIGWTSTWVGFLVLSLYLPIWLYSQNESRRAKSKAATALSSDHKAAEPEKVLDLR, translated from the coding sequence ATGAGTGAAAATCGTTTGGATGAAGCCGATCACCTGAAAAGGTCGATCAACTGGAAGCAGGGTGCGGCCATCGCGCTGGGTGTGCCCATGCTGATTCTGCCATCGCTGGGCTACCTGCCGATGTATGTGTCTGCCGCGGCAATTCTTATCTGGGGATTATCGGTCCTTCAGGGTTTCATGCAGAGCACCGCGTACGCCGAAATGGCTACCACCTTTCCCAAGGCCTCCGGTCTGCCGGGTTTTGCGCAGCACGTATTCCGCACCGAAAACTTCAAGGGCAAGTACGACAAGGGCAAGCTGATCGGCGGCTTCTCCGCCTGGAGCTATTGGTTTGGCTGGAACCCGATACTGGCGATCTTCTCAATCCTGGTCGGCGGCTACCTTCATGGGCTGTTTCCGGTGCTGGGCGAGACCTTTACCGAGTATCAGCTCGCGCTGTTCTCAGGTGTGGTGATCTTCACCGGGTTGTTCATAGTGAACTGGTTCGGCCTCAAGGACGGCGCCATCCTGGGTTACATCCTGGCGGCCATATCCCTGATACCGCTGGTTATCCTGGCCGTGGCGCCGTTTGCTACCGGACACGTTGAACTGACCAATATCACCGGCAGCTGGTGGCCAACTGACTGGGCTTGGGATATGCACCATATCCTGATGCTCTTTGGCATCTTTGCGATTGCGCAGTGGAGTGCCTGCGCGTGGGAAACAGCAGCCATCTACGGCCCCGAATACAAGAACCCTTCCAAGGATGTCCCCAAGGCGCTGCTCGCCTGCGGCATCATCTGCTTCGTATTGTATGTACTGCTGCAAACTGCAGTGATCGGCGTGCTTGGTGTAGAGGGTGTACAGGCCGAGCCTGTATCCCCGCTGATTCCGGTGGCCCAAGCCGTCTTCGGCGAAGCCGGTTCAATAGTCACGATCATCATGCTGATCGCCGCCATGATCCTCATCATCCAGACGGCCTACCTGGGTTCCTCCCGCGCCATGCACTCCATGTCGACGGAAGGCAACCTTCCACGGGTTTTCGGCAAAACCAACCGCCACGGGACCCCGTTTGTTGCCATGCTGGTCATCGGAGCCTTCAACCTGGTGCTGATCTCCATGGGAAATGCCGCGGCAATTCTTGCAGCCTCAGCAATTGGTTACACCTGCGCCAACGGCATCAGCCTGTTCGCCTATGTCCGAGCCAAGAAGCACCCCGCCTTCGCCAACCTGGAAAGGCCATTCAAGGCCCCCAAGGGCTGGAAGAACGTCGCCATGATCTTCGGCCTGTTCAATGTGCCACTGTGTGTGGTCGGTGTGGTTTACCTGAACAGCCTGGAAATCGGCTGGACCTCAACCTGGGTTGGCTTCCTCGTATTGTCGCTCTATCTACCCATCTGGCTGTATTCCCAAAACGAATCGCGACGTGCGAAATCCAAGGCAGCCACGGCTTTGTCTTCAGATCACAAAGCAGCAGAACCGGAAAAGGTTCTGGATCTCAGGTAA
- a CDS encoding cupin domain-containing protein, with product METTLVGTLSKAGSIHKVENGFIGLPSMNEPGTVAAIGDSLHNPEGSVMCAGFFELKASAPLVYTYTYDEMKVVIKGEFILTDQTTGEVTHAKERDVLFFPKGTTVKFETPEYGLGFFAGDRTFAP from the coding sequence ATGGAAACCACCCTCGTAGGAACACTGAGCAAGGCCGGCTCCATCCACAAGGTAGAAAACGGTTTCATCGGACTGCCGTCGATGAACGAGCCCGGGACGGTCGCTGCGATCGGCGACTCCCTCCACAACCCCGAGGGTTCGGTCATGTGCGCCGGATTCTTCGAACTGAAGGCTTCCGCGCCGTTGGTGTACACGTACACGTACGACGAAATGAAGGTCGTCATCAAGGGTGAGTTCATCCTCACGGACCAGACGACAGGAGAAGTCACTCACGCGAAGGAACGCGACGTGCTGTTCTTTCCCAAGGGCACCACTGTCAAGTTTGAGACCCCTGAGTATGGCTTGGGGTTCTTCGCCGGCGACCGCACCTTCGCACCCTAG
- a CDS encoding dimethylamine monooxygenase subunit DmmA family protein yields MDDTADHNTGGQPRHNLRFSSANPETLADLKSVLERSRVGVRLILAGPPADVHAAAAAAASCGLLDEDLTLLCDEVGPRVVFCGHCRTANTTDQAIGSEVECQGCATTLAFTDHFSRRIGGYLGFSAHAEEAA; encoded by the coding sequence ATGGATGACACTGCGGATCACAACACCGGTGGCCAGCCCAGGCATAACCTCCGTTTTTCATCTGCAAACCCGGAAACCCTCGCGGACCTGAAGTCTGTTCTTGAACGGTCGCGCGTCGGGGTCCGTCTCATACTCGCTGGCCCTCCGGCCGACGTCCACGCAGCCGCTGCCGCCGCCGCGAGTTGTGGACTACTGGACGAGGATCTGACTCTCCTGTGTGATGAGGTCGGACCCCGGGTTGTCTTCTGCGGGCATTGCCGCACCGCCAACACAACTGATCAGGCAATCGGCTCCGAAGTGGAGTGTCAAGGATGCGCTACCACCCTGGCCTTCACTGATCATTTTTCCCGTCGAATTGGCGGGTACCTGGGATTCTCAGCCCATGCCGAGGAGGCAGCATGA
- a CDS encoding PDR/VanB family oxidoreductase codes for MTATALQPRVHPAVEGGLLLDVTNLSRQTASIVSITFGDPLGEPLPSYVPGSHLVVQCGEGANAYSLTGSGSAPSEYTISVLQCEDGAGGSKAMHRLAIGDRVRVSRPRSAFAPAATATHHLLVAAGIGITPVLSHARYAAEWGTPASLIYTHRPGAGAHVAEARELLGPALTECTDRGSFQKVLAEKLTTQKLGTHLYVCGPAAFMETVLGQARELGWPKGLLHSEAFGAAELDAGQPFAVNLARSGIKLEVPAGVSLLDSLEKAGKSIPNMCRKGICGECSLTVLRGAPQHRDLYLSDQEKAENTTMMCCVSRSLDEELELDL; via the coding sequence ATGACCGCCACAGCGCTCCAGCCCCGTGTCCACCCGGCGGTGGAAGGCGGCCTCCTGCTCGATGTGACCAACCTCAGCAGGCAGACGGCGTCGATTGTCAGCATCACCTTTGGTGATCCGTTGGGGGAACCGCTGCCTTCCTACGTCCCGGGAAGCCACCTTGTGGTCCAATGCGGCGAAGGCGCCAATGCCTATTCGCTCACCGGTTCAGGCAGCGCCCCTTCCGAATACACCATCTCGGTCCTCCAATGCGAAGATGGCGCCGGCGGCTCCAAGGCTATGCATCGGCTCGCCATCGGGGACCGTGTTCGGGTGTCGCGTCCCCGCAGTGCCTTCGCCCCAGCGGCAACAGCGACGCATCATCTGCTTGTTGCCGCAGGAATCGGAATCACGCCGGTGCTCTCACACGCCCGGTACGCTGCCGAATGGGGCACACCGGCGTCTCTGATCTACACTCATCGCCCCGGGGCTGGCGCCCACGTGGCAGAAGCGAGGGAACTGCTCGGACCGGCCCTAACAGAATGCACCGACCGCGGCAGTTTCCAGAAAGTTCTGGCAGAAAAGCTCACCACCCAGAAACTGGGAACCCACCTCTACGTCTGCGGGCCCGCCGCCTTCATGGAGACCGTCCTCGGGCAGGCCCGGGAGCTTGGCTGGCCAAAGGGCCTGCTGCATTCAGAAGCCTTTGGTGCGGCCGAACTGGACGCGGGCCAACCGTTCGCGGTGAACCTGGCGCGCAGCGGCATCAAATTGGAAGTTCCGGCCGGCGTCTCGTTGCTGGACAGCCTCGAAAAAGCAGGAAAAAGCATCCCCAACATGTGCCGCAAAGGCATCTGCGGCGAATGCAGCCTGACAGTACTTCGAGGGGCACCTCAGCACCGGGATCTCTACCTGAGCGACCAGGAAAAGGCCGAGAACACCACCATGATGTGCTGCGTTTCACGCAGCCTGGATGAAGAATTGGAGTTGGACCTTTGA
- a CDS encoding DUF3445 domain-containing protein: protein MSITTDKDPDTAVLPERIRRFPFPFTADTYRYSANVEPSRKTVETAAGAWGGQLLDIDEHYLSDVKERDEVLDRDPSRLQVLPHMRPAVWDAITTLLPAMAEENPGTMSFHREGNLCRWRNTLQNLDVAFIVGEDTSLPMGPLRFLGSQIQDDLVFLDQREDALWLDAGLVTFAADWSVGFDVGMKFLEVHHPVPRVKEEKIVSRAEQFLMRLQPGEQYRRTNWTLTIDRRLDTSTESYPNWAPDRGTIADDPALPDRVHLRVEVQHMIRLPHSGAVLFLVRTYLLPLSDIAQVPLWGRTWAGCWQNFQKTWPSTKASAATAKPHLIGCWPTNQRPRPAPGAHSNGTRLLRDSLCHKRMSVKKARLNDLFGVA from the coding sequence TTGAGTATCACCACCGACAAAGACCCTGACACCGCCGTCCTCCCGGAACGGATCAGACGCTTTCCCTTTCCCTTTACCGCTGACACCTACCGCTACAGCGCCAATGTCGAACCGTCCCGTAAAACAGTGGAGACTGCAGCCGGCGCCTGGGGCGGCCAGCTGCTGGACATCGACGAACATTACCTTTCAGACGTCAAGGAACGCGACGAGGTGCTGGACAGGGACCCCTCCCGCCTGCAGGTCCTCCCGCATATGCGGCCCGCCGTTTGGGACGCCATCACCACCCTGCTGCCCGCCATGGCGGAAGAAAACCCGGGCACGATGTCCTTCCACCGGGAAGGAAACCTCTGCCGCTGGCGGAACACCCTGCAAAACCTCGACGTGGCCTTCATCGTCGGCGAGGACACTTCGCTGCCCATGGGTCCATTGCGGTTCCTGGGCAGCCAGATCCAGGACGACCTGGTGTTTCTTGACCAGCGCGAAGATGCGCTCTGGCTCGACGCCGGTCTTGTCACGTTCGCCGCAGACTGGTCCGTGGGATTCGACGTCGGCATGAAATTCCTCGAAGTCCATCACCCCGTCCCACGGGTCAAGGAAGAAAAAATCGTGTCCCGGGCCGAGCAATTCCTCATGCGGCTCCAACCCGGGGAGCAATACCGCCGAACCAACTGGACCCTGACCATAGACCGGCGCCTGGACACCTCCACCGAAAGCTATCCCAACTGGGCCCCGGACCGCGGCACCATAGCCGACGACCCTGCCCTGCCGGACAGGGTCCACCTGCGGGTGGAAGTTCAGCATATGATCCGACTCCCACACTCGGGAGCCGTGTTGTTCCTGGTCCGGACCTACCTTCTGCCCCTCTCCGATATAGCCCAGGTGCCCCTTTGGGGGAGAACATGGGCGGGGTGCTGGCAGAACTTCCAGAAGACATGGCCGAGTACAAAGGCTTCAGCCGCTACCGCAAAGCCGCATCTGATTGGCTGCTGGCCAACTAACCAGCGGCCCCGTCCCGCTCCGGGGGCCCATTCGAACGGGACTCGACTGCTGCGCGATAGCTTATGTCACAAAAGAATGTCCGTAAAAAAAGCTAGACTAAATGATTTATTTGGCGTAGCTTAG
- a CDS encoding primary-amine oxidase, whose translation MTLNTEIDTEVGVGYPLDPLSRAEISRAASILKDGPAAAETFRFISIELREPDKELLRSGAKTVREADAVLVNRAEGRSYEAIVDLDSGIVSKWTQLAANIHPPFMLDEFAEGEESCRKNPEVQAALAKRGITDMGLVCFEPWSVGYFGEDNEGRRLMRALVFVREEADDSPYAHPIENFIVIVDLNSGDVVKVEDDQAIPVPSASGNYLPKYVGPARTDLKPISITQPEGASFKVTGNHVQWADWSFRVGFTPREGLVLHQLRFRNKDTERPVINRASLSEMVVPYGDTAPVQAKKNAFDSGEYNIGNMANSLKLGCDCLGEIKYFDGITADSHGNPLTIENAICMHEEDDSILWKHFDFREGTAETRRSRKLVISFIATVANYEYAFYWHLFLDGSIEFLVKATGILSTAGQKPGEKSPYGQTLNNDGLYAPIHQHMFNVRMDFEIDGPRNAVYEVDMEIPEDNPTHTAFMAVDRLLETEQAAIRKTDSSKHRFWKIANRDSRNIVDEPVAYRLIPTNGIQLAAGDESYVSKRAQFARNNLWVTAYDRTERFAAGEFPNQATGADDGLHIWTQADRNIVDQDLVVWYTFGMHHVVRLEDWPVMPRQNIGFMLEPHGFFDQNPTLNLPSNISAPASADAGQCCGTEK comes from the coding sequence ATGACTCTCAACACTGAAATCGACACCGAGGTAGGGGTTGGGTACCCTCTCGATCCGCTGTCCCGCGCCGAGATTTCCCGTGCGGCTTCAATCCTGAAGGATGGCCCGGCCGCGGCAGAAACGTTCCGCTTCATCAGTATTGAGCTGCGCGAGCCGGACAAGGAACTGCTCCGGTCCGGCGCTAAGACGGTGCGCGAGGCAGATGCAGTTCTCGTCAACCGTGCCGAGGGACGTTCCTACGAGGCGATTGTCGACCTTGACTCGGGCATCGTCTCGAAGTGGACGCAGTTAGCTGCCAACATTCATCCTCCCTTCATGCTGGACGAATTTGCCGAGGGTGAAGAGAGCTGCCGAAAGAACCCCGAGGTCCAGGCCGCCCTCGCTAAGCGGGGCATCACAGACATGGGCCTGGTCTGCTTCGAACCCTGGTCCGTGGGCTACTTCGGTGAAGACAACGAGGGCCGGCGCCTGATGCGCGCCCTGGTCTTCGTCCGCGAGGAGGCCGATGACAGCCCGTACGCGCACCCGATCGAGAACTTCATCGTCATCGTCGACCTCAACTCCGGCGACGTCGTAAAAGTCGAGGACGACCAGGCGATCCCCGTACCCAGTGCCAGCGGCAACTACCTGCCCAAGTACGTCGGACCGGCCCGCACCGACCTCAAGCCCATCTCCATCACCCAGCCCGAAGGCGCGTCCTTCAAGGTCACCGGAAACCACGTCCAGTGGGCCGACTGGTCTTTCCGTGTCGGTTTCACTCCCCGGGAAGGCCTGGTCCTGCACCAGCTCCGCTTCCGCAACAAAGACACCGAACGCCCCGTCATCAACCGGGCATCACTATCCGAAATGGTCGTCCCCTACGGTGACACCGCCCCCGTACAGGCAAAGAAGAACGCCTTCGACTCCGGCGAATACAACATCGGCAACATGGCCAACTCCCTCAAACTCGGCTGCGACTGCCTGGGCGAAATCAAATACTTCGACGGCATCACCGCCGACAGCCACGGCAACCCGCTGACCATCGAGAACGCCATCTGCATGCACGAGGAAGACGATTCCATCCTCTGGAAGCACTTCGACTTCCGCGAGGGCACCGCCGAAACCCGGCGCAGCCGCAAGCTCGTGATCTCCTTCATCGCCACCGTCGCGAACTACGAGTACGCCTTCTACTGGCACCTCTTCCTCGACGGCAGCATCGAGTTCCTGGTCAAAGCCACCGGTATCCTCTCCACCGCCGGCCAGAAGCCCGGCGAGAAGAGCCCCTACGGCCAGACCCTGAACAACGACGGACTCTACGCGCCGATCCACCAGCACATGTTCAACGTCCGCATGGACTTCGAAATCGACGGCCCGCGCAACGCCGTCTACGAAGTGGACATGGAAATCCCCGAAGACAACCCCACCCACACCGCGTTCATGGCTGTGGACCGGCTGCTCGAGACCGAACAGGCCGCAATCCGCAAGACCGACTCTTCCAAGCACCGCTTCTGGAAAATCGCCAACCGCGACAGCAGAAACATCGTGGACGAGCCCGTTGCGTACCGCCTCATCCCAACCAACGGCATCCAACTGGCCGCCGGCGACGAATCCTACGTCAGCAAGCGCGCACAGTTCGCCCGCAACAACCTCTGGGTCACCGCCTACGACCGGACCGAACGCTTCGCGGCCGGCGAGTTCCCGAACCAGGCCACCGGCGCCGACGACGGCCTGCACATCTGGACCCAGGCAGACCGAAACATCGTCGATCAGGACCTCGTGGTCTGGTACACCTTCGGCATGCACCACGTCGTCCGCCTCGAAGACTGGCCCGTCATGCCCCGCCAGAACATCGGCTTCATGCTCGAACCCCACGGCTTCTTCGACCAAAACCCCACCCTCAACCTCCCCAGCAACATCTCAGCACCCGCCTCCGCGGACGCCGGGCAGTGCTGCGGAACGGAAAAATGA
- a CDS encoding DUF5134 domain-containing protein, giving the protein MRVFNIPAITWALTAILLLSGSYHFLQATKSHQRTDQINKSLHALMNVLMAAMLWNLVPSTMLAQIAVLTGAALWFVIQAVARPEFKTLCAGSQGRLKCLYHSLSMAGAAVMIAMMGKSTTGHVPAGGMSLPNAHHSMAAAAPGTAAASLDHSPGLAILLTVLFGAASVVFFLLLARFRLTKTALRDSAASRRSVRGEHGLEALGASAMAMMFATMS; this is encoded by the coding sequence ATGCGCGTGTTCAATATCCCCGCAATTACCTGGGCCCTCACGGCCATTCTGTTGCTGAGCGGAAGCTACCACTTCCTGCAAGCCACAAAGTCTCACCAGCGCACGGACCAGATCAACAAAAGCCTCCATGCACTCATGAACGTCCTCATGGCTGCCATGTTATGGAACCTCGTGCCGTCAACGATGCTGGCCCAGATCGCAGTCCTCACCGGCGCGGCGCTGTGGTTTGTCATACAGGCCGTTGCCCGGCCGGAATTCAAAACTCTCTGCGCGGGTAGCCAAGGCCGGCTGAAATGCCTGTACCACAGCCTCAGCATGGCCGGCGCTGCAGTCATGATTGCAATGATGGGTAAGAGCACCACCGGCCACGTGCCGGCAGGCGGAATGTCACTGCCGAACGCACATCACTCGATGGCCGCGGCAGCCCCCGGCACGGCCGCAGCATCCTTGGATCACTCACCCGGCCTGGCGATCCTGCTGACAGTATTATTCGGAGCTGCGTCGGTGGTTTTCTTCCTCCTTCTGGCGCGTTTCCGGCTAACGAAAACCGCTCTCCGCGACTCGGCGGCTTCGCGGCGTTCCGTCCGTGGAGAACACGGGCTGGAAGCGCTTGGTGCCTCCGCCATGGCCATGATGTTTGCCACCATGTCATGA
- a CDS encoding TetR family transcriptional regulator produces the protein MRVSAEERKEQLISATVELMRREGVQSVTIRAIAKEANAPLATAHYCFSNKEELMDAAAEAWFKNLSRFSSDVPVHLGLRKAVEQVAEGYWRALEEEPASILSEIELILWATRNAAVSPLAAKIYPAYEVELGNIFSSAAQSSGDQCLIGFPTLVRIFLMIYDGAAIQYMTAPEATDHRALFFMMVDALLLKAGV, from the coding sequence ATGCGGGTATCCGCTGAAGAACGAAAAGAACAGCTGATTTCAGCGACAGTCGAACTGATGCGTCGTGAGGGTGTTCAGTCTGTGACCATTCGGGCTATTGCCAAGGAGGCGAATGCTCCCTTGGCGACCGCTCATTATTGCTTCAGCAATAAAGAAGAGCTCATGGACGCTGCCGCCGAGGCTTGGTTTAAGAACCTGAGCCGCTTTTCCAGTGACGTCCCGGTCCACCTGGGTCTGCGTAAGGCTGTGGAACAGGTAGCCGAAGGCTACTGGCGCGCACTGGAGGAAGAGCCCGCAAGCATCCTTTCTGAGATTGAACTCATCCTGTGGGCAACACGCAATGCCGCCGTCAGCCCGCTGGCCGCGAAAATTTACCCCGCCTATGAAGTGGAACTGGGAAACATATTCTCGTCCGCCGCCCAAAGCAGCGGTGATCAGTGCCTCATAGGCTTCCCTACGCTGGTGAGGATCTTTCTGATGATTTACGACGGAGCCGCCATTCAGTACATGACCGCCCCAGAGGCTACCGATCACCGCGCACTGTTCTTCATGATGGTTGATGCACTTCTACTAAAGGCCGGCGTTTAA
- a CDS encoding cupin domain-containing protein produces MVTTTPQPPIVTTGEAIDFWPAQSMAPMKDQWQGLRCRFINAHPAGPWEDFILSEWELEACAWEDFHPHTETNFVLEGELHIESGGETVILKPGDSARVNPGRIGRYWAPVYARMVTIYGPNPEGAESHSFRYVEV; encoded by the coding sequence ATGGTCACAACCACCCCTCAGCCCCCGATAGTAACGACGGGGGAAGCGATCGATTTCTGGCCAGCGCAGTCCATGGCCCCCATGAAGGACCAATGGCAGGGCTTGCGCTGCAGGTTCATCAACGCCCATCCTGCAGGCCCCTGGGAGGACTTCATACTCTCAGAGTGGGAGCTGGAGGCCTGCGCCTGGGAGGACTTCCACCCCCACACCGAGACGAACTTCGTGCTGGAAGGCGAACTCCATATTGAGAGTGGAGGCGAGACCGTCATCCTCAAGCCGGGCGATTCAGCCCGCGTAAATCCCGGACGCATCGGCCGTTACTGGGCACCCGTCTACGCGCGGATGGTCACCATTTACGGCCCAAACCCCGAAGGTGCGGAATCGCACTCCTTCCGGTACGTCGAAGTCTGA
- a CDS encoding cupin domain-containing protein, whose protein sequence is MTQKTASISAHLIRDAGNVTELDDWGPCPEATGQQMDTRGSYLWKDENGAEAGIWECTEGPSRWVLETNEFVHVLSGSMTITPDDGEPQFVGPGDTIFVPRAGAVTGNCTRHCASFT, encoded by the coding sequence ATGACGCAAAAGACAGCCTCCATCTCCGCACACCTCATCCGCGACGCGGGGAACGTTACGGAGCTGGACGATTGGGGCCCTTGTCCTGAAGCGACCGGACAGCAGATGGACACCCGCGGAAGCTACCTGTGGAAGGACGAGAACGGTGCCGAAGCCGGCATTTGGGAATGCACCGAAGGACCCTCTCGCTGGGTACTTGAAACAAACGAATTTGTGCACGTGCTTTCAGGCTCGATGACAATTACCCCCGACGACGGCGAACCGCAGTTTGTTGGTCCGGGTGACACCATCTTCGTCCCCCGGGCTGGAGCGGTAACTGGGAACTGCACGAGACACTGCGCAAGCTTTACGTGA
- the istA gene encoding IS21 family transposase, with protein MVRKIKAKLVLQFRNQGLSGRAISSAQGMSRHSVQAVIEAADRAGLGWDDVADLSDGEVYLALFPGRGVRESVFMQPDWGQVHGELARVGVTLKLLHQEYVDGSDRAVQAAMSYDRFCRLYGDHAMVTGASSRVGHKAGRSIEVDWSGPTMQLVDPATGEVSKVYLFVACLPFSRYAFVEACLDMRQDSWLRAHAEMFAFFGGTVPRLVPDNLKTGVISHPREGEVVLNDAYREMAAHYSAAVLPGRVRHPKDKASVENTVSHVATWVIAGLRKEVFTSLAQLRRRIREQIDAYNRQPFQKREGSRLSVFTAEEKPVLQPLPAVAFEISTWTYGRKVGRNGHVVWAKNFYSVPFAHIGSNVDLRVTETMLEIYRSDERLTSHLLLPATTANQHQTNEADLPEGRSWQAWDRARIDEWALRMGPATVTVISKIFESVPVEEAGYDPALAVLRLSRRFSPARVEAASQLALRGPIRSPRYAHLRPILDTGQDKTGIVPDEPEGDDGGYVRGGAYYAGGAR; from the coding sequence ATGGTACGGAAGATCAAGGCGAAACTGGTTTTGCAGTTTCGCAATCAAGGCCTATCGGGCAGGGCTATCTCGTCTGCTCAGGGCATGTCTCGGCACAGCGTTCAGGCGGTGATCGAGGCTGCTGATCGGGCAGGGCTCGGCTGGGATGACGTTGCTGATTTGTCTGATGGTGAGGTTTATCTGGCGCTATTTCCCGGCCGCGGGGTGCGCGAGAGCGTGTTTATGCAGCCGGACTGGGGCCAGGTGCACGGGGAGCTGGCCCGGGTTGGGGTGACGTTGAAGCTGCTGCACCAGGAGTATGTCGACGGATCCGATCGGGCGGTGCAAGCGGCGATGAGTTATGACCGGTTCTGCAGGCTTTATGGCGATCACGCGATGGTCACTGGCGCCTCGTCCCGGGTCGGCCACAAGGCCGGCCGCAGCATCGAGGTCGACTGGTCTGGGCCGACGATGCAGCTGGTCGATCCGGCAACGGGAGAGGTCTCGAAGGTGTATTTATTCGTCGCGTGTCTGCCGTTCAGCAGGTATGCGTTCGTGGAGGCGTGCCTGGATATGCGGCAGGATTCGTGGCTGCGCGCGCATGCGGAGATGTTCGCGTTCTTCGGCGGCACGGTCCCGCGGCTCGTGCCCGACAATCTCAAGACCGGGGTGATCTCTCATCCGCGCGAGGGCGAGGTCGTGCTCAACGACGCGTATCGGGAGATGGCGGCGCATTATTCAGCGGCGGTACTACCGGGCCGAGTGAGGCACCCGAAGGACAAGGCGAGCGTGGAAAACACTGTCTCGCACGTCGCAACCTGGGTGATCGCCGGGTTGAGGAAAGAGGTGTTCACGAGCCTGGCGCAGTTGCGGAGACGGATTCGGGAGCAGATCGATGCCTATAACAGGCAGCCGTTCCAGAAGCGGGAGGGCTCCCGGCTGAGCGTGTTCACCGCCGAGGAGAAGCCGGTGTTGCAACCGCTGCCGGCGGTGGCGTTCGAGATCAGCACCTGGACCTATGGGCGCAAAGTTGGGCGCAACGGCCACGTGGTCTGGGCGAAGAACTTTTACTCCGTGCCGTTCGCCCACATCGGCTCGAATGTTGATCTTCGTGTCACGGAGACCATGCTGGAGATATATCGCAGCGATGAGCGCCTCACCAGCCACCTGCTGCTGCCAGCGACGACGGCGAACCAGCATCAGACGAACGAGGCGGACCTTCCGGAGGGTCGCAGCTGGCAGGCGTGGGACCGGGCCCGGATCGATGAATGGGCGTTACGGATGGGCCCGGCAACCGTGACGGTGATCAGCAAGATCTTCGAGTCCGTGCCGGTCGAGGAGGCCGGCTACGACCCCGCGCTGGCGGTGCTGCGCCTGTCCCGCCGGTTCTCCCCGGCCCGGGTGGAAGCGGCCAGCCAGCTCGCGCTGCGGGGGCCGATACGATCGCCCCGCTACGCCCACCTGCGGCCGATCCTGGATACCGGGCAGGACAAAACCGGGATCGTCCCTGATGAGCCGGAGGGAGACGATGGCGGATACGTGCGGGGCGGCGCCTACTACGCCGGAGGGGCTCGATGA
- a CDS encoding ATP-binding protein: MSRLDAETKRKLREMNAGELLEAIDTQDERLSISLPFEDRVRLVVDDAYSSFTHSKVTGLIRRAGLRYPNADLRRIDLLDERGLDRQLLTQLGTCSFVGRQQNVVLQGFTGSGKSYLGCAVAKRACEHRIRAHYVRMPDLEEEWVAAQDRPGGSGKFLRKYAAFTLLVIDEWLLDRPTEPMRGMLLELMERRYGETSTVFCTQYLQKDWHQRLGSGVHADAIMDRIIHNTIWVETGNYNMREHAALVSA; the protein is encoded by the coding sequence ATGAGCCGCCTGGATGCGGAGACCAAACGCAAGCTGCGCGAGATGAACGCGGGCGAGTTGCTGGAGGCCATCGATACCCAGGACGAGAGGCTGAGTATCAGCTTGCCGTTCGAGGATCGTGTCCGGCTGGTCGTCGATGACGCCTATTCGTCGTTTACGCATTCCAAGGTGACCGGCTTGATCCGGCGGGCAGGACTGCGTTATCCGAACGCGGATTTGCGCCGCATCGATCTTCTCGACGAGCGCGGTCTTGACCGGCAGCTGCTGACCCAGCTGGGCACCTGCTCGTTCGTGGGCAGGCAGCAGAACGTCGTCTTGCAGGGGTTCACCGGGTCGGGGAAGTCGTATCTGGGATGCGCGGTCGCCAAACGCGCCTGCGAGCACCGAATCCGCGCACATTACGTCCGTATGCCGGACCTCGAGGAAGAATGGGTCGCCGCGCAAGACAGGCCCGGCGGTTCCGGTAAATTCCTGCGAAAGTATGCGGCATTCACGCTGCTGGTCATCGACGAGTGGCTCCTGGACCGACCCACGGAACCGATGCGAGGCATGCTGCTGGAACTGATGGAGCGCCGCTACGGCGAGACCTCAACAGTGTTCTGCACCCAGTATTTGCAGAAGGACTGGCACCAGCGGCTCGGCTCCGGCGTCCATGCGGACGCGATCATGGACCGGATCATCCACAACACGATCTGGGTCGAGACCGGCAACTACAACATGCGCGAACACGCAGCACTCGTGAGCGCCTAA